CACCGAGAGCCACGACAAACAGCACAGAATCTCGAGTTGTTCCTCCTTAGTTGGTCCAAGGTAAACGGCGTCGTCATTAAAAGATGTCCTGCggcaggcaaacaaaagcaacaacaacgaacgAACAGCAACAACGAGACAAGAACTCTTCAACAAATGGCGTGTGTCCGCAGAATGTCCTTCCTCCCATCCCCCCGCCATCAGTCAGACTTACCAGGAGTAGTCGTAGACCCAAACCGGACGCACCGGTCGACGTGTCTCTACGGAACTGCTCGACGTGAATGCCGTTGCCCCACTTCCTGCTGCCATTGCTGTTGTCGCTGCCACCGCCGGcgtggttgttgttgtggcagTGGAGCAACTGCAGGAGGAACATCGCTGCAACTGACGCCTTCTGGCCGCCAGTCTGGCCAGAGTTCCTCCACCCAGACCCACACCCATGGCcatgcccattcccattccggGCACCGAGCGGCACTCACTATCGCAGCTGTAGCTCTTTTTCATGACGCGCCTGCGCAACTGCGGTAGATACTCCTCGGATGGCATGGCAGCGGAATCGGCATTAGTTCCGGACTCGCCTGCAGAATCACTTGGATatgcaggagcaggagcaggagcaggagcagcagcaacagcaacagcaacagcagcagcggaagCGGAAGCAGTGGCACTGCAGAAGCTGCAACCGCGCTGATACGAATCCTCCGAGGAGCTCATGATGAGCGAATAGGTGCGCGATTGTGGAAAGTGCCCGCCCAAGCAGCTGAGGCGAAGTTTTCGATTGTCGTTTAGTTTGATGTGTTCAAAGAACGGTGGTTACAATTAAGGAATAGGGCGGGTGTCTAGTGCTTAAATACAACATATACAATTTACATTCAGTCGGATCTCGCAGTCTCGCAACGATCCACTTCTTTTGTACAATAAAGTATACTTCGATCGTTTCGGATTGCTGAGATCTGACTAGCATGGTCTATGTACACAGATTTATGTCAGAGGTTAGTTTCTCGTGGAAAACAGAGTAGCTAAGAAATATAGTTAGTGATACACATACGTAGTACAATATGTTTGGGGGTCTAGATCTATATTGATAGAGACACTACACTGGGAAAGGTGGATACGGTGCCTCGGAATAGTGACAAAAAGGGGTGTGTAGAGGGTTTGATTAGAGGGGAGATACTTACGCAATCTTCTCGGATGGCGAACGCCAGGGCATCTCGTCGTCGATCTCATCATCACTCTCGTCCCCCTCTTCACCATCGTCGTTGCCGGCGATGCTGAATGAGGAGGAGGTGAACATGTCGGGCACGGGTAGGATCGAGGGACGTCTACTACCTGAAAATGGGAGTGATGTAGTTTTTCGAAATAGATACGTAAAAACCTATATTTCAATGACGTTAAGGGTTCTTTCTGGAGCAACTAAGAAATTCgacttttcaattaaaatgtcttGCTGTTATAACAAAGGAATCGTACTAATAGTTACCGTGCCTGCAAACACAAGGGATAATTCAAATAGATCTTATGCCAAGTAGTTGTAAGACTGGACTTCCTCTTTAAACTTACCCCTCCGCTGGTTGAGCACATCTGGGCTGAGCAGGTTGGGATTGTTGGCAAAGGGCACATCCAGGTGATTGCCCGTGGTGGTCAGTGTGGCTGGGGTGATACTGAGCGAGGTGCCCATGCTGTGGGCACTGCCCAAGCCGAGGCCGCCTCCACCACATCCACCCGATCCGCCCGCCATGCTGGGGGATCCCATCGTCTGGGGCGGTGGCGGCAGAGTCGTTGTGGTTATCGTTGCCGCCGTCTGGGTCACCGTCGTGTCCTTGAGGTTCTGCCTAGAGTCCGAGATTATCACAGCCGTCGGATTTTCGCTAGCTAAATTGGGGCAAAGCGGAAAGTGCAATTAGTCCCGGTCAACATGACGATCAGTATCCATTCTAATTACAACTACTTTGGCGCTTGCTATACAGGATAAAAATGTCCACTAATTTCAGCTGAGCGACAAAAATGTGACAGAGAAAAGGGCAAAAAGGCAAATGGAGCGGGTTTATCGGGGGGAGATTCTACAAGACAAACCTGGGAAAACAACTCGTTAAAAGTCCTCGACAAGCTTGCACTGGCCGGGAAACTTTCGGCAAAGTGATTAAGGTgcaacttggccaaaatgttGTCTTTCCCCTTCTGCCAACAGTTTTTGGTTACTTAATTACAGGGGCGGCTGTGGGAAAGGGGTGAGCTACGATGACGGGTCTAATTTGAACGCACAATAAGCTAGACTATTTCTATGCAGCTAATTTACACGAATTGTTTGCGTGAGGTGTACATATTATTTACAGCCAGTTCTACACATCCAAAGCTcatgctcacacacacaaataacATTGGCAAACAGAACGAAGTGCAAAGACAGGCGGAAGAAGAAAATGACGGGCGGAAGTTGAAAAAGTGATGTTTGAGCAAAGACAACTACGAAACGTGAAGAAGAAGCCATGTAAAAAATGAAGCAAACAACAGAAATAGTTTTGCATAGTGGCAAAAGGAGAAAAGAGGAAAAAGTGCGAGGCCAGCGTGGGTGTGGTCATTAGGGTGGACctttatttaaaattctatattaCGACTCTCGGTCTCTcaacaaataatattaacaaataCCGCGTGTAAATTACAGTCAAGCTTGAATATTCGATATATACTCAAGTATAAGTTAAACACGATTTCTTTTGCAGTGCATCTGGCACCTTTTAATGGTCCACCCTAGTGTTCATGTATgggttttttatttgactGGTGTTTGTGGGAGGAAGGAATGCAGAAATGGGCTTGGATGGCGCCGGATGTGTGCTTTGACATGGGTAGCGGAGAATGTAACATGGGATGGGGTTTAAAGGCAGCTCAAGCTCCAAAATCGAGACAGCAAGAGAAAAACTGCGAAAGATATATGTAGCTTGGATGTGGGGACGTTGAATCGGTTTTCGGTGAGTGATAGAGTTAGGCAAAAAACGTGAACGAAATATTTGTGATttgcttcattttttttggtagTATCTTTTCTTTTGGATTCCAAAGATGCGGGTTTTTTCTTGACTTGCGGGCTTTTTTACTTTCGTTTGGGATTTCGGTAGTTCTGGTGTCACACTCACGCACAAATAGTGATGCAAACTCGCCACTGTCAGGTGTTTGCATTGGCGGATGCGGTTGCGGATACGATtgcggatacggatacggttGCAAGTGGGTGGTGCCGGTGGTGCCACCACCACTATCGTAACTGGGACTGTggggcacacgcacacaaacagaCGGCACTGGTGGTGGTGCGGCTGCGGCGGTTGAGGTTGcatttattgttgctgttgttgttgatgctgatAGTAATGTTGATGATGTGAAGGTGGTgctaattgttgttgttgttgcttgtactgttgttgttattgttgttgttgggttGGCTGTTGTCATAGTCGATGATGTagtttattgttattgttgtacTTAGACATTCATACATAACATAAAAGGATAAAACTAGGGTTTATGTGGTCTACATAATGGAAACTCTGCACTAGTTTCCCCCAGCCCCTCTTCCGCTTTTCCAAGTCGATCAAGCTTACATTGATGATTCTTGAATCATCTTAAATTTGATcgaaaacggaaacggaaattggGCCTAAACTCTTTTCTAATGGTATATCAGTTTGAGTGGCGAGTTATTGTTAATCCAGAATTGTgattgagtgtgtgtgtgttggtctTAAGACACAATCTAtcctaaaaatataaaatcctATTGGGTCGTATATGAAACTAAGTTTAATGTAAAGGACATTGCCTCTAGGACCTAAAAGCGTGTTCTGTTTCAGTTCTGAAAAGTTGCATTGGTTTTCATACATATTTCGTAAAGGAAAATTAAGCGCTTAAGTAACTTCCTCGTGGGAATAAGTTAATTAACAAAATGGAACCCATACAAAATGATTAAGGTGGAAAGTTTCACAAACTTAAAAAAGAGAAAACGAATTCGGGCAAGGCGAATATTATGATTAACGTTAATGTGAGGCAGCCTCgctcacaaacacacacttaaagcgttttcttttcattcagacaaaccaaacaaactgAAAAGTCGAGGATAACGACAATGAAAACTTTTAACTCAGCCTCAGAAATAAGGATTATTGGATAAATATAAGAAGAGGgaagaaaaagagagaggtAGAGCAAGAACTGGTTGCTAAATAAGGAAGCTcacaatttatatatatgatatttatgtttttatgtaAATGGATATACATAGTAGTTTGTTCATTCACTCGCttgaattttaaatgattgagactcaaacacacacacacacacacacactcacacaattGGGTCTAAAGAAAGGGTCTACCCACCAGTTGCAGCAGTGTGGTGGTGGGAGGCGGATGAGGAGGCACCGCCTCCGCCCCCTGTCCCGCTCCCCTCCTTGGCAGCTGCCGTGGGGTCCGATGTTTGATTTTGATTAACGACAAATGCGGAATTCTCTTCCTTGGTGATGCTCATGTAATAGCACGTGTCATCCTTTTTCATAATGTGCCTGGGTCCGGGATTCAATAGAATGGTTTCCTCGTAGAATTCCGGCAGCTCCGCCGGTCGCACGCCCACCAGGGCCACTCCATATCTGCGGAAGTGGAATTGTATGGAATTTTCATGGTTTAACATGAATTCCGCCTGTGAATGGGGATTTCGGGGATCCCCAAACCGATGGCGTCCGAGTACTCACTTGCGATGCGAATGGAAGCTGGCGTAGGTGAAGCTCTTGCCCTCGTACTCGCCAAAGAATCGACTGTCGCCCAGGACGATGTGGTAGATCTCGTTTCCGGAACACTTGCCGTACAGACGGTGCCATTCCTCCGGACTCTGCTGGCCCTCCCTGCGGATTGTTCGAAACACATATGTACACTTGTAGGGATGTATCTTGGTGTAGGCTTATGTGAAACGCATGAGTCATGGCTCAGTTGGTGCCCCAATTAGCATTTGCTGACATCTGATTAACCCGCCGTTTCATGCCACGCGACCACAGCTCACGGAAACTAAAACTGAAAGCCGCATTTAATTGGAGGTCCCGCAAACCGCCTTCACCTCAACTCGCCACCTGCGCTCTGCTAATTTTCACACTTGCCGATGGCGAGtaaggtttttggtttttctttggCGTGTCACAAAgcgcttttaattaaaactggaattttaaattgaattttgtgtCATGTAAGTGCGGAagataaaatgtattttttaaatgtattttccaGCTATTCAACGTTGATCTGTAAAGCTTAATTAACATGTCTGCTGGCTAAGTAAGAATAGCGAACTCTTGATACTCTCTATataacttatttatatttaagagATATACAagtttttaatatgcataaCTCGTACTCTTCTACTTAAAGGATtatcattaaaaatatattttaatgggCAACttgtatattattaatttcattcCATCATTTCCCTATTTAGTTTTTCTTGGATTTACAAGGAAAACTTTCAATAAGCAAAAAATAAGCTCGGAATCATGGCCTAACCAACCAGCTTATGCACTTAACCCCCCAAACCGCGGGTAGACTAAATTAGctggcacacaaaaaaatatatatatactaaatatgtacataaggGCCTGAGGAAAAACGTCTGAATGAGCAATCAAGCGACTGTGACCTGGCCACCGACTCCGCCGGTGACGTGACGCATCCAAGCGAGCCGATGACGCACGGCGTATAGAGAATTTTTTGCATGTCCTGCCAGCTGGACAACCATGCGTATACGTACTGTCCGCGGGATGTGTGGAGCAGCAGGGTGACCAGTGTGCTGGCGCCGGGACAGGTGCAGTTGTTGGCCAGTAGGGCGTACTTGAACTCGTCCTCGCAGACCACGTGCTCCGCGAACTTCACATGCAGCTTGTGCTCAGGTCTGCGTGAAGCggaaatgcgaaatggaaattcCGCAGGATGTGCGATTGGTTGCGCcgcatttggcatttgcaaATGTCAAAAGAAAATTCGAATTAATCGGGAACGGAACGGGCCATCTCCTGCATTGCTAACTCACCTGAATATCTGCACATACTGCGGTACATTCGGTGCGAAGTCCTTGACGGCCCAGGAACGTAGAATGGTATGCTCGTCGGCGGCCGTTTTGTCCGCATAATTTCTGGCCGCCAGGATAAAGCACGCCTCTGCCTCGTTCATCCTGGCGCGCGCCAAGTCGCCATCCTTTAGACATGATCCCTGCAAAGGCGTGGGTGTTCATCGGCCAGTTAGTAGTGTAAGCCTAATCCGGATTATGGAGGACATGTACCTGAATGTAGATGACGCGCTGCGCCCAAATGGGCACCTGCAGGATCATCCGCATCGTCGTGTCCAGCTCCATGGGACTGAGCAGCACCACATAGAAGTCCTGCAGCAGGGGATGGGCATAGAACTCGTTGAGGAAGTCCATTATGGTGTCCGCATGCAGGGTGGTGGAGCACACCACCACGTGCTTTTCGCTTTGGGCGCGATGTGAACTGTAACTGCCGCCCAGCTTTTGGCGCTCCATCCACGTGAAGGCGAGCTGCTCAAACTGTGTGGATAGGAGTAATTTATTAGCCAAATACATCATCAATCCCATCGAGAAAATATCATCTTTTAAACGTTTGACGTTGACATTAAGCTCTTTAAGTTTACGCTTTCTCTCTTTCGGGCTTGCACTAAATTAATGGCCCTGTAACACGTCTTTATGTCCACTTCAACACCAACATGTACTAGAAACGACTTATCACTTACTTCATAAATGGGCAAAGTTTATAGTTGATACCGCTTAATCCTTTTACCTCATATAAAACTCGTCGGTTTACAGGCAGTGCCATTAAAAAAAACCGTAGTTTCAAAAGGGAAgcacttataaaaatattttgatgtGCAGTTTCGCAAAGGTTATTGCGACCTCGCTACTTGGTGGCAATGATAAGAGGAAGggataaatttgaaataatatttttcttcaGAATATTTATAGAAATGAAACTGGTCTCCTACCCTGCATTGTTTATTGAAAGCCTCTTTAGGGATAATTTCGTTACTGGGATTGAAtaagttcaattaaatttgagtGCCAGCACCTTTCCTGGacttttgcaacattttgaCCAAAAACGTTCGAaacttgttgtttttattattggGCGGGTCCCAGAAAGTCATAAATTCTGCAACATATTGACATGCACTTCGAACTTTTAGTGCTGGCTGAATAAAACCCCATTCCACAACCAAAACTGTTTCAGAAAAAAGGTAGAAAAACTGTTTTGATGGATGCTCTTGTTGTTTGCCGTTCGGCCAAAAGACCAATGGCCAATGGTGTGTTTGTATACACTTTCAATTGACTTATGTCGATGCTATATgagactatatatatatttacttggGATCTGCCATTCAGAtgttatatattgtatatattaaaaatccaaaataaatatacattgaTTTCTCAAATTGTTCATCCCTTGATACTAtactttttggttttgttttaaGATCATTCATTTAAACACAGATccacatttccatttttatgtTCCCTTTCTTTTGGAAATtagtaaattatattttatttactttgtcATCCATCTTAAAATGACCTAAAGGGTGTTGGATTACAGTACTCGCAATTTTTGGAGTCTATCCCATCTCACATTTCTCGGTGGAATCTGTACTCCTACTGCTCCTTGCCTGTTTggcgtttgtttttgttgataaAACAATTGTTTGCAAATTGTTGAACATGGCAGTCAGTCAGTGTGGCCTTCGGAAAGACAGTCCGCCATCGGGATGGGATCACTGATAGGAAGGCAGACGGGCGAATGGTGAGCAATTTCCATCGACAGCATCCCCCTATTTATTAATATCGATTGATGACCAAAGTCGCCCACCCCCACAAAGATGCAGATGATGAATGGGGATAAGGTTCGTCCAGGCTTATGgagcataaatatttgatgtgGCTTTTTTGCCCGGCAGTAAGATGGCTTTTAAACGGAACTACTCCTATTTGGCTTGGGTAATGCCCAAGATTGGACTCACCTGCGTGGGCAACACAATGAGGGCGACACAAATCATGATGACCATATAAAGCTGCGAGGGCCAAATGTCCGGCACAAAGTCGCCGTATCCCACTGTGGAGAAGGTCACAACCACATAGTATGTGCTCTGAAAGAGATTCAAATGTCGATGGCCAGCGCGCTGAAAGTGCTGGATACCACAAACGCTGgggataaataaaaaatgattatATTGAGGGATGATTTCAGGGAAAGTTGGTATCCTATTACCTCGTGAAGACCAAACACAGCAGTGTGGCTGATAGAATGGTCAACTGCTGGGAGAGGGCTGACTGGGACTTTTGCATGGCGCGATGGAGGTCATTCTATTGGTTATAGGACATTAGATAAATTTCACATTAGGATATGGACGAAATTTCCACTTACAAACATGTTCTCCAGCGATCGCTTGGCCAGCCAGCAATTGAGGAAAATGGGAATGAATAAATTTCTTAGCGGGGGATGGACAATCTGAAAGGATCAACACCGCTAAACAGCCTGTACTAAGGATTCAAACTCGAACCTACCGTAAGTGCAAAGGGTATTGTCGTTACTAATTCTAGTATAAAGTGAAAGGAGAGTATCTGCTGCCAGATGTTGCCCTGAAATGGTTTGATTAGTTTCAACGAGTTTGTGATATCACGTTTATGACGTGGTGGTATACCTTATAGCCTAGATATGTGAGAACCAAGGATTGCGTTAGCGACACCATGGCTAGAAGCAGCTGCAGGACCCAGAGCACTGTTGGCCGATTCACCCAGAGTATTGCGTCCCAGTTAATGATTGGATTCTCCTGGAACTCCTCCTCCGTCAGTTTGGCCGAGATGATGAACTCCGTCTTATTGCCCACTTCGCAGCCATAGCTATGGGTTGGCATTTGGATATATTTTAACCACCGGTCACTTGCATCTCCCTCACAGGACTTACCATGTTATAAATGTTGGATTTTTATCCAATATCACACGTATTATGTAGAGAACACACGACAGTAACTTAAGGAATAAGTCGGCGATTCGTATGCGCAGGCCTTATTTTTTAGGAAAGTGGAATAGCAAATGCGTTAGAATTTGGGTCAGTTGAGTGAATTATACCGTCTACGAA
The sequence above is drawn from the Drosophila melanogaster chromosome 2R genome and encodes:
- the SLO2 gene encoding slowpoke 2, isoform L, yielding MDHLLCNMAGNSRNSSYNCLSSWDSYDRIPRVRVEYYVNENTFKERLQLYFIKNQRSSLRIRIADLFLKLLSCVLYIIRVILDKNPTFITCYGCEVGNKTEFIISAKLTEEEFQENPIINWDAILWVNRPTVLWVLQLLLAMVSLTQSLVLTYLGYKGNIWQQILSFHFILELVTTIPFALTIVHPPLRNLFIPIFLNCWLAKRSLENMFNDLHRAMQKSQSALSQQLTILSATLLCLVFTSVCGIQHFQRAGHRHLNLFQSTYYVVVTFSTVGYGDFVPDIWPSQLYMVIMICVALIVLPTQFEQLAFTWMERQKLGGSYSSHRAQSEKHVVVCSTTLHADTIMDFLNEFYAHPLLQDFYVVLLSPMELDTTMRMILQVPIWAQRVIYIQGSCLKDGDLARARMNEAEACFILAARNYADKTAADEHTILRSWAVKDFAPNVPQYVQIFRPEHKLHVKFAEHVVCEDEFKYALLANNCTCPGASTLVTLLLHTSRGQEGQQSPEEWHRLYGKCSGNEIYHIVLGDSRFFGEYEGKSFTYASFHSHRKYGVALVGVRPAELPEFYEETILLNPGPRHIMKKDDTCYYMSITKEENSAFVVNQNQTSDPTAAAKEGSGTGGGGGASSSASHHHTAATASENPTAVIISDSRQNLKDTTVTQTAATITTTTLPPPPQTMGSPSMAGGSGGCGGGGLGLGSAHSMGTSLSITPATLTTTGNHLDVPFANNPNLLSPDVLNQRRGSRRPSILPVPDMFTSSSFSIAGNDDGEEGDESDDEIDDEMPWRSPSEKIACLGGHFPQSRTYSLIMSSSEDSYQRGCSFCSATASASAAAVAVAVAAAPAPAPAPAYPSDSAGESGTNADSAAMPSEEYLPQLRRRVMKKSYSCDSECRSVPGMGMGMAMGVGLGGGTLARLAARRRQLQRCSSCSCSTATTTTTPAVAATTAMAAGSGATAFTSSSSVETRRPVRPVWVYDYSCIVKGFPPVSPFIGVSPTLCYLLKEKKPLCCLQLAQVCEHCSYRNAKEYQWQNKTIILAADYASNGIYNFIIPLRAHFRSKTSLNPIILLLERRPDVAFLDALSYFPLVYWMLGSIDCLDDLLRAGITLAESVVVVNKELSNSAEEDSLSDCNTIVAVQNMFKFFPSIKSITELSQSSNMRFMQFRAHDKYALHLSKMEKERGSHISYMFRLPFAAGAVFSASMLDTLLYQAFVKDYVITFVRLLLGIDQAPGSGFLTSMRITKDDMWIRTYGRLYQKLCSTTCEIPIGIYRTQDTSNADTSHYSINLADEARDNHAQQIERAEIANLVRSRMESLNLPTIDYDDVSEKRNHLSYVIINPSCDLKLEEGDLIYLVRPSPFSAQKTFERHNSRRKSNISFCSNINLGATCGPQMPQMNMNMANTAVGAGSRRGSGIAGLNPMQMQSVQTLAGYGSSSQRCSPPMQQIKSNSLSLPDSPTVVGNQRGRSNSLRIDNDILLRRSSSLRQGLPSVGVSHGRRKSSLEEIGISHFTTLMQATNHSNPIKISLNGSIGMENQISLQVTPPEEPTPMLGVPCMLGGGGGGGINPSGAGSSTGGMLGGGSSLAINTADLGPGPSTSSGASGSLQAQDSLGQQSSQVSSPQHLQGTIV
- the SLO2 gene encoding slowpoke 2, isoform F; translation: MSSSNLEQMPSGSSNDNSDNNNNHNCSRLTSIRNYKLPNWFPHRAEENKRKKRVEQQRQQQRQRRGAKVFKCVSDSTGHLTLAPSRLFERTPMSPSDSLDEIALQIPRVRVEYYVNENTFKERLQLYFIKNQRSSLRIRIADLFLKLLSCVLYIIRVILDKNPTFITCYGCEVGNKTEFIISAKLTEEEFQENPIINWDAILWVNRPTVLWVLQLLLAMVSLTQSLVLTYLGYKGNIWQQILSFHFILELVTTIPFALTIVHPPLRNLFIPIFLNCWLAKRSLENMFNDLHRAMQKSQSALSQQLTILSATLLCLVFTSVCGIQHFQRAGHRHLNLFQSTYYVVVTFSTVGYGDFVPDIWPSQLYMVIMICVALIVLPTQFEQLAFTWMERQKLGGSYSSHRAQSEKHVVVCSTTLHADTIMDFLNEFYAHPLLQDFYVVLLSPMELDTTMRMILQVPIWAQRVIYIQGSCLKDGDLARARMNEAEACFILAARNYADKTAADEHTILRSWAVKDFAPNVPQYVQIFRPEHKLHVKFAEHVVCEDEFKYALLANNCTCPGASTLVTLLLHTSRGQEGQQSPEEWHRLYGKCSGNEIYHIVLGDSRFFGEYEGKSFTYASFHSHRKYGVALVGVRPAELPEFYEETILLNPGPRHIMKKDDTCYYMSITKEENSAFVVNQNQTSDPTAAAKEGSGTGGGGGASSSASHHHTAATASENPTAVIISDSRQNLKDTTVTQTAATITTTTLPPPPQTMGSPSMAGGSGGCGGGGLGLGSAHSMGTSLSITPATLTTTGNHLDVPFANNPNLLSPDVLNQRRGSRRPSILPVPDMFTSSSFSIAGNDDGEEGDESDDEIDDEMPWRSPSEKIACLGGHFPQSRTYSLIMSSSEDSYQRGCSFCSATASASAAAVAVAVAAAPAPAPAPAYPSDSAGESGTNADSAAMPSEEYLPQLRRRVMKKSYSCDSECRSVPGMGMGMAMGVGLGGGTLARLAARRRQLQRCSSCSCSTATTTTTPAVAATTAMAAGSGATAFTSSSSVETRRPVRPVWVYDYSCIVKGFPPVSPFIGVSPTLCYLLKEKKPLCCLQLAQVCEHCSYRNAKEYQWQNKTIILAADYASNGIYNFIIPLRAHFRSKTSLNPIILLLERRPDVAFLDALSYFPLVYWMLGSIDCLDDLLRAGITLAESVVVVNKELSNSAEEDSLSDCNTIVAVQNMFKFFPSIKSITELSQSSNMRFMQFRAHDKYALHLSKMEKREKERGSHISYMFRLPFAAGAVFSASMLDTLLYQAFVKDYVITFVRLLLGIDQAPGSGFLTSMRITKDDMWIRTYGRLYQKLCSTTCEIPIGIYRTQDTSNADTSHVSNSPVERWGPFSAFSRHCVRLRPSYDEETGTPDSTKDSTEMLRGVTYRPPGSATGGASSFRPQPQRQRSVNCLGGCSERKGSSYSINLADEARDNHAQQIERAEIANLVRSRMESLNLPTIDYDDVSEKRNHLSYVIINPSCDLKLEEGDLIYLVRPSPFSAQKTFERHNSRRKSNISFCSNINLGATCGPQMPQMNMNMANTAVGAGSRRGSGIAGLNPMQMQSVQTLAGYGSSSQRCSPPMQQIKSNSLSLPDSPTVVGNQRGRSNSLRIDNDILLRRSSSLRQGLPSVGVSHGRRKSSLEEIGISHFTTLMQATNHSNPIKISLNGSIGMENQISLQVTPPEEPTPMLGVPCMLGGGGGGGINPSGAGSSTGGMLGGGSSLAINTADLGPGPSTSSGASGSLQAQDSLGQQSSQVSSPQHLQGTIV
- the SLO2 gene encoding slowpoke 2, isoform O; the protein is MSRLIQPRYRFRDLLLGDFSFNDDGERVRVEYYVNENTFKERLQLYFIKNQRSSLRIRIADLFLKLLSCVLYIIRVILDKNPTFITCYGCEVGNKTEFIISAKLTEEEFQENPIINWDAILWVNRPTVLWVLQLLLAMVSLTQSLVLTYLGYKGNIWQQILSFHFILELVTTIPFALTIVHPPLRNLFIPIFLNCWLAKRSLENMFNDLHRAMQKSQSALSQQLTILSATLLCLVFTSVCGIQHFQRAGHRHLNLFQSTYYVVVTFSTVGYGDFVPDIWPSQLYMVIMICVALIVLPTQFEQLAFTWMERQKLGGSYSSHRAQSEKHVVVCSTTLHADTIMDFLNEFYAHPLLQDFYVVLLSPMELDTTMRMILQVPIWAQRVIYIQGSCLKDGDLARARMNEAEACFILAARNYADKTAADEHTILRSWAVKDFAPNVPQYVQIFRPEHKLHVKFAEHVVCEDEFKYALLANNCTCPGASTLVTLLLHTSRGQEGQQSPEEWHRLYGKCSGNEIYHIVLGDSRFFGEYEGKSFTYASFHSHRKYGVALVGVRPAELPEFYEETILLNPGPRHIMKKDDTCYYMSITKEENSAFVVNQNQTSDPTAAAKEGSGTGGGGGASSSASHHHTAATASENPTAVIISDSRQNLKDTTVTQTAATITTTTLPPPPQTMGSPSMAGGSGGCGGGGLGLGSAHSMGTSLSITPATLTTTGNHLDVPFANNPNLLSPDVLNQRRGSRRPSILPVPDMFTSSSFSIAGNDDGEEGDESDDEIDDEMPWRSPSEKIACLGGHFPQSRTYSLIMSSSEDSYQRGCSFCSATASASAAAVAVAVAAAPAPAPAPAYPSDSAGESGTNADSAAMPSEEYLPQLRRRVMKKSYSCDSECRSVPGMGMGMAMGVGLGGGTLARLAARRRQLQRCSSCSCSTATTTTTPAVAATTAMAAGSGATAFTSSSSVETRRPVRPVWVYDYSCIVKGFPPVSPFIGVSPTLCYLLKEKKPLCCLQLAQVCEHCSYRNAKEYQWQNKTIILAADYASNGIYNFIIPLRAHFRSKTSLNPIILLLERRPDVAFLDALSYFPLVYWMLGSIDCLDDLLRAGITLAESVVVVNKELSNSAEEDSLSDCNTIVAVQNMFKFFPSIKSITELSQSSNMRFMQFRAHDKYALHLSKMEKREKERGSHISYMFRLPFAAGAVFSASMLDTLLYQAFVKDYVITFVRLLLGIDQAPGSGFLTSMRITKDDMWIRTYGRLYQKLCSTTCEIPIGIYRTQDTSNADTSHVSNSPVERWGPFSAFSRHCVRLRPSYDEETGTPDSTKDSTEMLRGVTYRPPGSATGGASSFRPQPQRQRSVNCLGGCSERKGSSYSINLADEARDNHAQQIERAEIANLVRSRMESLNLPTIDYDDVSEKRNHLSYVIINPSCDLKLEEGDLIYLVRPSPFSAQKTFERHNSRRKSNISFCSNINLGATCGPQMPQMNMNMANTAVGAGSRRGSGIAGLNPMQMQSVQTLAGYGSSSQRCSPPMQQIKSNSLSLPDSPTVVGNQRGRSNSLRIDNDILLRRSSSLRQGLPSVGVSHGRRKSSLEEIGISHFTTLMQATNHSNPIKISLNGSIGMENQISLQVTPPEEPTPMLGVPCMLGGGGGGGINPSGAGSSTGGMLGGGSSLAINTADLGPGPSTSSGASGSLQAQDSLGQQSSQVSSPQHLQGTIVXYNLMWGRRLRSSMSKNKWI